The stretch of DNA ATGTGGGAGACGATGTATCACGCCGATGGGGTTGGGCTGGCCGCGCCGCAGATTGGTCTGGGCATCCGGCTTTTCGTCGTTGACACGCTCCAGTTGGACGACGACGACGAAAAAAAAGCCAAAATCAACGGCTTCAAAAAAGTGTTCATCAACGCTCAAAAAATGGAAGAGGATGGTACGCCTTGGACTTATGAGGAAGGCTGCCTGAGCATTCCGCGCATTCGCGGCGACGTGGAGCGCCCGGAGTCCGTACGCCTGCGCTACTTGGACGAGCAGTTCGTGGAACACGAAGAAACATTCACCGGCGTGAACGCACGGGTGGTGCAGCATGAATACGACCATATCGAGGGCGTGCTTTTCACCGAAAAATTGAAGCCGCTGAAGAAGCGGCTCATCCAGCGAAAATTAGAGGATATCCGGGTCGGGAAAATCAAAACCGACTACAAAATGAAATTTGCCGCCACCAAGTAATTCTTTAACCAAGAAGGAACTTTGAGCCATTGCGCCGCGTTGGGCGGCGCAATGGCTTTTTTTATTTTGAAAAACATCTCTCGAAAACGCGTTCATGGAATTTTATTTGACGCTCGTCGAAAAACAGATTCCACACGAGAAACGATTATTGCGCGAAACGTTTCCGCCGTTACTTTTGCACCATGATTTCAGAACAGCAGGAAAAACTACTGAAACGAGTGGAAGAGTTGTTTCTCCGCTACGGCATAAAAAGCCTAACGATGGACGACGTGGCGCGAGAGCTGGGCATTTCCAAAAAAACCCTCTATCAGTTCGTTGACAACAAAGATGACCTCGTGCTAAAAGTGATGGAGCGTCACATACATGAAGATTGCCAGCAAGCAGAGGCGCTAAGAGCAGAGTCGAACGACGCGCTGGACGAAATTCTCAAAGTGATACAATACAACGCCGTGGATTTGGGCCGCATGAAGTCGAACATCGTGTTCGAGATGCAACGTTTCTACCCGGCTGCTTGGGAAAAAATGGAGCAGTTCACTTGGGAATTCATGTACAAAATCGTGCTCGACAACCTCGAATGGGGCATCCGCGACGGCCTCTACCGCGCTGATTTCGACGCGGACATCATGGCCCGAATGCACATAGCCACCATGCTCCAACTGTTCGACGAGCGCATCTTCCCAAAGCCCCCTTATTCCCTCGAAAAACTCTTCAAAGAATACATGGAACACTACCTCTACGGCATCATTTCCGAAAAAGGGTCACAAATTTTGAAAGCAAAACTATCCTGACATGCACCCTCTTCATTCCATCAAATCGCTGCTCGCCAGCATCCTAATCCTCTCCCTGCACAGCGTGGCCGCGCAAACGAGCATGAGCCTATCGGATTGCATTGACTATGCTCAGAGCAACCATCCCGACATAAAAGTGGCCCAGTTGCAGATACGCGATGCGGACTGGCAAATCAAGGAAAACAAGGCCACTGGTTTGCCACAACTCTCCGGGGGACTCAACTACCAGTATTTCATTCAACGCCCCGGCATCCCGCAGAGCGCCCTTTTCCCCGGGGGCGGCGACGAGAAAGTCTATTTCAACGCTTATCACAGCCTCACGCCCAGCCTCTCTCTCAACCAACTTTTTTTCAGCAACAGCTATCGCATCGCGCTGAAAGCATCCGAATACTACCGCGATTATGTGCAAGTGCAAATGGCCGTAGCCAAGCAAAAGGTTCGGAATCAGGTCATTGACGCTTATTTGCCTGCCCTGCTCCTCACCGAGAACCTCGCCATTCTCGACAAGAACATAGGCAACGTGGAGAAGCTCCTCAACGAGACGAAGGCCATCAACCAAGCCGGCTTTGCCGAACAACTCGACGTGGACAGGCTCGAACTCTCCCGCTCCACCCTGATAAGCGAGCGCAACAACCTCGTGC from Saprospiraceae bacterium encodes:
- a CDS encoding TetR/AcrR family transcriptional regulator; protein product: MISEQQEKLLKRVEELFLRYGIKSLTMDDVARELGISKKTLYQFVDNKDDLVLKVMERHIHEDCQQAEALRAESNDALDEILKVIQYNAVDLGRMKSNIVFEMQRFYPAAWEKMEQFTWEFMYKIVLDNLEWGIRDGLYRADFDADIMARMHIATMLQLFDERIFPKPPYSLEKLFKEYMEHYLYGIISEKGSQILKAKLS
- the def gene encoding peptide deformylase, with amino-acid sequence MILPIYAYGQPVLKKVAVPIEADYPDLQELIASMWETMYHADGVGLAAPQIGLGIRLFVVDTLQLDDDDEKKAKINGFKKVFINAQKMEEDGTPWTYEEGCLSIPRIRGDVERPESVRLRYLDEQFVEHEETFTGVNARVVQHEYDHIEGVLFTEKLKPLKKRLIQRKLEDIRVGKIKTDYKMKFAATK